A section of the Sceloporus undulatus isolate JIND9_A2432 ecotype Alabama chromosome 3, SceUnd_v1.1, whole genome shotgun sequence genome encodes:
- the CRYAA gene encoding alpha-crystallin A chain produces the protein MDITIQHPWFKRALGPLIPSRLFDQFFGEGLFEYDLLPLFSSTISPYYRQSLFRTILESGVSEVRSDRDKFTIFLDVKHFSPEDLSVKVIEDFVEIHGKHNERQVRRRNK, from the exons ATGGATATTACCATTCAACACCCCTGGTTCAAACGTGCTCTTGGACCTTTAATTCCAAGCCGTTTGTTTGACCAATTTTTTGGAGAAGGTCTTTTCGAATATGATCTCCTACCTTTGTTTTCCTCTACTATCAGCCCATACTACAGGCAATCGCTCTTCCGCACTATTCTGGAGTCAGGTGTTTCCGAG gtgagatctgaccggGACAAGTTTACAATCTTTTTGGATGTAAAACACTTCTCTCCTGAAGATTTGAGTGTGAAGGTCATTGAAGATTTTGTGGAAATTCATGGGAAACACAACGAAAGACAGGTAAGAAGAAGGAACAAATAA